One window of the Hemitrygon akajei chromosome 5, sHemAka1.3, whole genome shotgun sequence genome contains the following:
- the ets2 gene encoding protein C-ets-2, protein MCDFMRDQEAPVALESRGILKRQSAFDMHEPFDGFLSHFDEEQSVQEVPTGMSALLNDVGTNEVPLLTPVSKAVMSQALKESFSGFVKESQRLGIPKDPHVWTEQQVSQWLHWAVNEFSLQNVNFQKFYKTGRVLCDLGKECFLELAPDFIGDILWEHLEQLMKDCQEALQQLGNSALTSGSSSWVENDSIEFNSNPLQCGNLFSDFTGSFLSELHQISSHSNNHDFLGLNHSFGILANPQMDKVEMDYYSMRQKKITDSNLHVGVIVPVESRTQSSFESADSFDGTDPLLKSWNSQSSLCDVQRVPSQDSFEDDCTHSLCPNKPNISFKDYIEERKEPLELGKPVIPAAVLAGLTGSGPIQLWQFLLELLTDKSCQTFISWTGDGWEFKLTDPDEVARRWGKRKNKPKMNYEKLSRGLRYYYDKNIIHKTSGKRYVYRFVCDLHNWLGYTAEELHAQLGVQPDTED, encoded by the exons ATGTGTGACTTCATGAGAGATCAGGAAGCCCCTGTAGCTTTGGAATCCCGAGGCATACTTAAG CGTCAATCAGCATTTGACATGCACGAACCATTTGATGGGTTCTTATCACATTTCGATGAAGAGCAAAGTGTGCAGGAGGTTCCAACTGGCATGTCTGCCTTACTAAATG atgttggaaccaATGAAGTTCCCCTCCTAACACCTGTCAGCAAGGCGGTCATGAGCCAGGCACTCAAAGAGAGCTTCAGTGGTTTCGTCAAAGAGAGCCAGCGCCTCGGCATCCCTAAAG ACCCTCATGTTTGGACTGAGCAGCAAGTTAGTCAGTGGCTGCACTGGGCTGTCAATGAGTTCAGTCTGCAGAACGTCAACTTCCAAAAATTCTACAAGACTGGTCGAGTTCTCTGTGACCTTGGGAAAGAATGTTTTCTGGAGCTGGCACCTGACTTCATTGGAGATATTCTCTGGGAACACTTGGAACAGCTAATGAAAG ATTGCCAGGAAGCATTGCAGCAACTGGGGAACTCTGCTCTTACCAGTGGAAGCTCAAGCTGGGTGGAAAATGATTCGATAG AATTCAATTCGAATCCGCTTCAGTGTGGGAACCTGTTTTCTGATTTTACTGGAAGCTTCCTCTCTGAGTTGCATCAGATTTCATCGCATTCAAACAACCATGATTTTCTTGGCTTGAACCACAGTTTTGGAATCCTTGCTAATCCTCAAATGGATAAAGTTGAGATGGACTACTACTCCATGCGGCAAAAGAAAATAACCGACAGCAACTTGCACGTGGGAGTCATTGTCCCTG TTGAGAGCAGAACCCAGAGTTCCTTTGAAAGTGCAGACAGTTTTGATGGCACAGACCCCCTGTTGAAATCTTGGAACAGCCAGTCATCTTTATGTGATGTGCAGCGTGTCCCTTCACAGGACAGTTTTGAAGATGATTGTACCCACTCCCTGTGTCCAAACAAACCCAATATCTCATTCAAAGACTACATCGAAGAGAGGAAAGAGCCACTGGAACTAGGGAAACCAGTCATCCCTGCTGCGGTCCTTGCGGGACTCACCG GAAGTGGGCCCATTCAACTTTGGCAATTTCTCTTGGAATTACTGACAGATAAATCCTGCCAGACATTTATCAGCTGGACGGGGGATGGATGGGAGTTTAAACTGACTGACCCTGATGAA GTTGCTCGTCGATGGGGCAAGCGCAAAAACAAACccaagatgaattatgaaaagcTGAGCCGTGGGCTGCGTTATTACTATGATAAGAACATCATTCATAAGACGTCGGGCAAGAGATACGTCTACCGCTTTGTCTGTGACCTGCACAACTGGCTGGGTTACACAGCGGAGGAGCTTCATGCACAGCTGGGCGTGCAGCCGGACACAGAGGATTGA